The Terriglobales bacterium genome contains a region encoding:
- the treZ gene encoding malto-oligosyltrehalose trehalohydrolase: MNPILKEPQSVTRTLAVGPELQPGGGTHFRVWAPKRRSVEIVFFESDREPGKSFPLDREDDGYFSGFLADANAGTRYKLRVDGNETFPDPASHWQPEGPHGVSAVVDHQKFAWTDKDWPGVSIRGQVIYELHIGTFTPSGTYESAKEKLPLLKELGVTVVEVMPVACFPGEFGWGYDGVNLYAPYPRYGTPDDFRSFVDYAHSIGLGVILDVVYNHVGPDGNYLTQFSDDYFHREHTTEWGDAINFDGENSGPVRDFFAGNVEYWIREYHLDGLRFDATQAIVDRSREHILADMARRARAAAGNREIILVAENEAQEAKIAKPVERGGYGFDALWNDDFHHSAIAASTGMRQAYYTDYSGTPQEFISAIKYGYLYQGQYYSWQNKRRGETTLGMEPAAFVTFIENHDQVSNSAHGKRLHQLTSPGRYRALTALTLLGPGTPLLFQGQEFGSSKPFLFFADHNPELAKLVHKGRAEFLAQFPQLKSEEMRARVPDPARRETLDACKLDWSEWERNSHFVALHRDLLQLRHTDPAFRMQLYGRVDGAVIAPQAFVLRYFVEAGQDRLLVINLGADLDLRHAPEPLLAAPENKRWQVLWSSEEMKYGGSGYMNPDSDQGWRIQGESATVLAPATTEGN; encoded by the coding sequence ATGAATCCCATTCTGAAAGAACCCCAGTCTGTAACTCGCACGCTTGCCGTTGGACCAGAATTGCAGCCCGGCGGAGGTACCCATTTTCGCGTGTGGGCACCCAAGCGGCGCTCTGTTGAGATCGTTTTTTTCGAAAGCGACCGTGAGCCTGGCAAATCATTTCCGCTCGATCGCGAAGATGACGGCTACTTCTCCGGCTTCTTAGCAGATGCAAACGCTGGAACCCGCTACAAGCTGCGCGTCGATGGCAACGAGACTTTTCCCGATCCGGCGTCGCACTGGCAGCCTGAAGGGCCGCATGGAGTTTCTGCAGTCGTCGATCACCAGAAGTTTGCCTGGACGGACAAGGATTGGCCCGGCGTCAGCATTCGCGGACAGGTCATTTACGAACTGCACATCGGAACCTTCACACCAAGTGGCACTTACGAATCAGCAAAAGAGAAATTGCCGTTGCTGAAAGAACTTGGTGTCACTGTCGTCGAAGTGATGCCTGTGGCGTGTTTCCCCGGAGAGTTTGGCTGGGGTTATGATGGAGTGAACCTCTACGCTCCGTACCCCCGCTACGGCACTCCCGACGACTTCCGCAGCTTTGTCGATTACGCGCACAGCATCGGCTTGGGAGTAATTCTTGACGTTGTCTACAACCACGTGGGTCCAGATGGGAATTACCTGACGCAGTTCTCTGATGACTACTTCCATCGCGAGCACACGACCGAATGGGGAGACGCGATCAACTTCGATGGCGAGAACAGCGGACCGGTGCGCGATTTTTTCGCAGGCAATGTCGAGTACTGGATTCGCGAGTATCACCTCGATGGTTTGCGCTTTGACGCGACGCAAGCCATCGTCGATCGATCTCGTGAGCACATTCTCGCGGATATGGCGCGTCGCGCTCGCGCCGCAGCAGGTAATCGCGAGATCATCCTCGTCGCTGAGAATGAAGCACAGGAAGCAAAGATCGCCAAACCTGTCGAGCGCGGCGGCTACGGCTTCGACGCGCTCTGGAACGATGACTTCCATCACAGCGCCATCGCCGCTTCCACGGGGATGAGGCAGGCTTACTACACAGATTATTCCGGCACTCCGCAGGAGTTCATTTCGGCGATCAAGTACGGCTATCTCTATCAGGGCCAGTACTACAGTTGGCAAAACAAGCGCCGAGGTGAAACTACGCTCGGAATGGAGCCAGCGGCATTCGTCACGTTCATCGAAAATCACGATCAGGTCTCGAACTCAGCCCACGGCAAGCGTCTGCACCAGCTCACGAGTCCGGGACGTTATCGCGCACTCACGGCGCTTACGCTGCTTGGCCCGGGAACTCCGCTGCTATTTCAAGGCCAGGAATTCGGATCCAGCAAGCCATTCCTCTTTTTTGCCGATCACAATCCAGAGTTGGCAAAGCTCGTGCATAAAGGTCGCGCAGAATTTCTCGCGCAGTTTCCTCAGCTCAAATCCGAGGAGATGCGCGCCCGCGTTCCCGATCCGGCGAGGCGAGAGACTCTCGATGCCTGTAAATTGGATTGGAGCGAATGGGAGCGAAACTCGCATTTTGTAGCGCTGCATCGCGATCTGCTGCAGCTTCGGCACACGGATCCGGCATTTCGTATGCAGCTATACGGACGAGTTGACGGCGCAGTAATCGCGCCACAGGCCTTCGTGCTGCGATACTTCGTCGAGGCTGGTCAGGATCGCCTGCTCGTCATAAATCTCGGCGCCGATTTGGATCTGCGCCATGCACCCGAACCTCTGCTCGCCGCGCCTGAGAACAAGCGTTGGCAAGTCCTCTGGTCGAGCGAAGAAATGAAGTACGGAGGATCGGGATACATGAACCCCGATTCGGACCAGGGCTGGCGAATTCAGGGCGAGTCGGCGACCGTGCTTGCGCCGGCCACGACCGAAGGCAACTGA